In Lepisosteus oculatus isolate fLepOcu1 chromosome 28, fLepOcu1.hap2, whole genome shotgun sequence, the following proteins share a genomic window:
- the LOC138225492 gene encoding interferon a3-like: protein MALEGSLWLCVVFCLSQAWAMPTRCAFREHLIEVSLNLLKDMGDGFPKECLSDNVVIAFPAEAYEFADDTQKEDFEIAIYKTLNSTDALFENEGRPTSWGQRAVDEFQNLVFRQVQDFNTCVIRSKTTGNSSAAYRITLLKTYFQKMENVLQEKNYSSCAWEIIRKELLGILQVILDKNAEIVVRA from the exons ATGGCACTGGAAGGCTCCCTGTGGCTGTGTGTTGTCTTCTGCCTCTCGCAGGCTTGGGCGATGCCTACGAGGTGCGCATTCAGAGAGCATCTGATTGAAGTCAGCCTGAATCTTCTCAAAGACATG GGAGACGGTTTCCCCAAAGAGTGCCTCAGTGATAACGTAGTTATCGCTTTCCCAGCGGAAGCGTATGAGTTTGCGGATGATACCCAG AAAGAAGACTTTGAGATAGCAATTTACAAAACACTGAACAGCACAGACGCCCTGTTTGAAAACGAAGGAAGGCCAACTTCATGGGGCCAGAGAGCAGTGGACGAATTTCAGAACCTCGTTTTTCGCCAGGTTCAAGATTTCAATACCTGTGTAA TACGGTCTA AAACGACCGGCAACTCATCTGCTGCTTACAGGATAACGCTCCTGAAGACGTACTttcagaaaatggaaaatgttctGCAAGAAAAG AATTACAGTTCCTGCGCCTGGGAAATCATAAGAAAAGAACTCTTGGGGATTTTACAAGTCATCCTCGATAAGAACGCTGAAATCGTGGTCAGGGCATGA